In Paenibacillus phoenicis, one genomic interval encodes:
- a CDS encoding MBL fold metallo-hydrolase: MGIRFSVLSSGSTGNATLVANGEVTLMIDAGFSAKRIEELMMERGVSGQDLTGILVTHEHSDHIKGLGAVARKYNLPVYANEKTWAAMEKAIGNLADDQRCILGTGETRDFGSLRVESFAISHDAAEPVGYNFYDGKEKLSVCTDLGYASDKVKEAIYDADVLVLEANHDIEMLRMGRYPWNIKRRILGDLGHLSNDATGELMSEILNGRLKRTYLAHLSREHNMLDLAKMAVRSAMEDRGCFFKDSEFKLCDTYYDRPTPWDVVSER; the protein is encoded by the coding sequence ATGGGGATCCGATTTTCGGTGCTGTCGAGTGGTTCGACGGGAAATGCAACACTGGTGGCCAATGGGGAAGTCACACTGATGATCGATGCCGGCTTTAGCGCCAAACGCATCGAAGAACTGATGATGGAGCGCGGGGTGAGCGGGCAGGATTTGACAGGCATTCTGGTTACGCATGAGCATTCGGACCATATCAAGGGCTTAGGCGCGGTGGCGCGAAAATACAATCTGCCGGTATACGCTAACGAAAAGACGTGGGCAGCCATGGAAAAGGCGATTGGGAACCTCGCAGACGACCAACGCTGTATTCTGGGGACCGGAGAAACCCGCGATTTCGGCTCGCTCCGCGTGGAGTCGTTCGCCATCTCGCATGACGCCGCTGAGCCGGTGGGCTACAACTTTTACGACGGCAAGGAGAAGCTGAGCGTATGCACCGACCTGGGCTATGCCAGCGACAAGGTGAAGGAAGCGATATATGATGCCGATGTGCTGGTGCTTGAGGCGAATCACGATATCGAGATGCTGCGGATGGGACGTTACCCGTGGAACATCAAGCGGCGTATCCTCGGCGACTTGGGGCACTTGTCCAACGACGCGACCGGGGAGCTGATGAGCGAGATTCTGAACGGCCGTCTGAAGCGGACGTATCTGGCCCACCTCAGCCGCGAACACAATATGCTCGATCTGGCTAAGATGGCGGTTCGCAGCGCCATGGAGGATCGCGGCTGCTTCTTCAAGGACAGCGAGTTCAAGCTATGCGATACGTACTATGACCGGCCGACGCCGTGGGATGTGGTGAGCGAGCGGTAG
- the yycI gene encoding two-component system regulatory protein YycI, with product MDWGRAKNVLIYAFLLLNLVLGYQLWNDLREQADSNLDITALENNTQQAMDEKNIRVLAKIPTETPELPKIAYRFLDDAQSGKLIELPVPVDSRLIFAPRELTAALKDSIPDIGDYRYDEVASSADVFVLHPLVDGKWPLFKIELKLLGSNQKIISYQRRAIEISYPEEEKPQRVLSASKALGNLIENFLPEGSVVTEVELGYYGEVFDSDAHLPAAPAWRFMLESGKEYYVQGISGDVISPNTEKTKE from the coding sequence ATGGATTGGGGACGGGCGAAAAACGTGTTGATCTACGCCTTTTTGCTGCTGAATCTGGTGCTGGGCTATCAACTGTGGAACGATCTGCGGGAGCAGGCCGACTCCAACCTGGATATCACCGCCCTGGAAAATAACACGCAGCAGGCGATGGATGAGAAGAACATTCGCGTGCTCGCCAAAATTCCGACGGAGACGCCGGAGCTGCCCAAGATCGCTTACCGGTTCTTGGACGATGCGCAAAGCGGCAAGCTGATCGAGCTGCCGGTGCCGGTGGACAGCAGGCTGATTTTTGCACCGCGGGAGTTAACGGCTGCGTTGAAGGACAGCATTCCGGACATCGGGGATTACCGCTATGATGAAGTGGCGAGCAGCGCAGACGTGTTCGTTCTACACCCGCTGGTGGACGGGAAATGGCCGCTCTTCAAAATCGAGCTCAAGCTGTTGGGCAGCAATCAGAAGATCATTTCGTACCAGCGCCGTGCGATTGAGATCAGCTATCCGGAGGAAGAGAAGCCACAGCGTGTGCTCTCGGCCTCCAAGGCGCTTGGCAACTTGATCGAGAACTTCCTGCCGGAAGGCTCGGTTGTGACCGAGGTCGAGTTAGGATATTACGGCGAGGTGTTCGATTCGGACGCGCATCTGCCGGCTGCTCCGGCTTGGCGATTTATGCTGGAGAGCGGCAAGGAGTATTACGTGCAGGGCATCAGCGGTGATGTCATTAGTCCGAATACAGAGAAAACGAAGGAGTAA
- a CDS encoding YycH family regulatory protein: protein MKEKVKSLTLALLVACSLVQSYFLIYQLPGSNPVVKSESDYIRTENMGTTLEADVMLFPAQIAVHLGEERHTVFYPDSTFYKLIYNRLKGRQFDGFQRYDIDNMNWTDIRSKDIGVELDFGGGVPVELLQKVMQIAPDPLFDAESVNRLMIFNSGSDDQVRVFFFSSRGDVVYEATKADLTVQDVQQQVDFGKDWVPYTLTDGYYVPEKSIDLVETGLNIGLYTTEQMQRSLFFDPSITRYIREKDGSEIYTDSKRSLQVKQNRNWINYTDPAAPSAGENSPSKNVLSAIDFVNQHGGWNGNYRLEQTTEGVEEDQHRVVFQQYYGTGQFGSFPIIDLSTFHYGAITLEMRQGTITGYERSLIYGSGGSWEKKVVSLPGGKALRESIAALNAEARIANLYPAYLPSLTEQGLLLKPTWVVELSNGATRVLSLGAVEKTGADVDTGAGSGTATK, encoded by the coding sequence GTGAAGGAGAAGGTCAAATCGCTGACGCTGGCCTTGCTGGTCGCGTGCAGTTTGGTACAGAGTTATTTTCTTATCTATCAGTTGCCGGGCAGCAATCCGGTGGTCAAGTCGGAGAGCGACTATATCCGTACGGAGAACATGGGGACAACCCTGGAAGCGGATGTGATGCTCTTTCCGGCGCAAATCGCCGTGCATTTGGGCGAGGAGCGGCACACCGTGTTTTATCCGGATTCGACGTTTTACAAGTTGATCTACAACCGGCTGAAGGGCCGCCAGTTCGACGGGTTCCAGCGATACGACATCGATAATATGAATTGGACGGACATTCGCAGCAAGGATATCGGTGTGGAACTGGACTTTGGCGGAGGCGTACCTGTGGAGCTGCTGCAGAAGGTGATGCAGATCGCGCCGGACCCGCTGTTTGACGCGGAGAGCGTTAACCGGCTGATGATCTTTAACTCGGGAAGCGACGATCAGGTGCGCGTGTTCTTCTTTAGCTCGCGAGGCGACGTGGTGTACGAGGCAACCAAGGCCGATTTGACGGTGCAGGACGTGCAGCAACAGGTTGATTTTGGCAAGGATTGGGTGCCGTATACGTTAACGGATGGCTATTATGTCCCCGAGAAGTCGATTGATTTGGTCGAAACCGGCTTGAACATCGGGTTGTATACGACGGAGCAGATGCAGCGAAGCTTGTTCTTTGATCCGAGCATCACCCGGTACATCCGGGAAAAAGACGGCTCCGAAATCTACACGGACAGTAAACGCAGCCTTCAGGTTAAGCAGAACCGGAACTGGATCAACTACACCGATCCGGCGGCTCCTTCAGCGGGCGAGAACAGCCCAAGCAAGAACGTGCTGTCGGCGATTGACTTCGTGAACCAGCACGGCGGCTGGAACGGCAATTACCGGTTGGAGCAAACGACCGAAGGCGTTGAGGAAGACCAGCATCGGGTGGTGTTCCAGCAGTATTACGGAACCGGGCAATTTGGCTCCTTCCCGATCATCGACCTGTCGACGTTCCATTACGGAGCGATCACGCTGGAAATGCGTCAAGGCACAATCACCGGCTATGAACGGTCGTTGATTTACGGCTCCGGCGGCAGCTGGGAGAAGAAAGTCGTCTCTCTGCCCGGCGGCAAGGCGTTGCGGGAGAGCATTGCGGCGCTTAATGCGGAGGCGCGGATTGCCAACTTGTATCCGGCGTACTTGCCTTCTCTCACCGAGCAGGGGCTGCTGCTGAAGCCGACTTGGGTAGTCGAGCTAAGCAACGGCGCGACCCGGGTGCTGAGCTTGGGAGCGGTGGAGAAGACCGGAGCGGATGTGGACACGGGTGCAGGTTCAGGAACGGCTACGAAGTAG
- the walK gene encoding cell wall metabolism sensor histidine kinase WalK: protein MNLPSFFRTIQAKLIIIYVLLILIAMQLIGVYFVSAMKTSLTSNFTKELQERAELLSVLAAQNLGVTGESAEESLENLRVLVNNLFNIGGAEIQVLDASGKVLTTSKPSHADYVGTKNTQTVVSRALQGIRDNEEYIIDEDNVRKKVVAKPVVSGGKIVGAIYIAASMSELYSTMERINNIFISGILLALGLTAVLGVILAHTITSPIKELTRRATAVAEGQFHQKMPVLGNDEIGQLSKAFNYMTSRLRDALAQNEEEKEKLASILTNMSDGVIATDETGRVILMNRRASEMLGTSDTDLDQADIMSLMNLPDEEWDVLEQGTMHSTILENTGPDGDVFLIRVTFTPIHRREIGIIGTIAVLQDVTEQEKLEASRREFVANVSHELRTPLTTIKSYTEALEDGAMEDPELGPRFVSVIQSQTERMIRLVTDLLHLSRFDSHEAELRKQPTNVMEMLEDVVDRFSFQMQEKEIKPTLFIANDVDTAWIDRDQIDQVLDNLISNAMKYTPEGGAIALEARLTEDRQLAISVQDTGIGIPKKDLDRIFERFYRVDKARSRNMGGTGLGLSIAREIVRAHGGTISLQSELGKGTKVTFTLPAEKQGGEAR, encoded by the coding sequence ATGAATCTGCCCTCTTTTTTTCGCACGATCCAGGCTAAACTGATTATTATTTACGTGCTGCTCATCCTGATTGCCATGCAGCTGATCGGGGTGTATTTCGTGAGCGCGATGAAGACCTCGCTGACCAGCAACTTCACCAAGGAGCTGCAGGAGCGGGCGGAGCTGCTCTCCGTGTTGGCGGCACAAAACCTGGGCGTGACTGGAGAGTCGGCGGAGGAATCGTTAGAGAATTTGCGTGTATTGGTTAACAACCTGTTTAATATCGGCGGGGCCGAGATTCAGGTGCTCGATGCGAGCGGCAAGGTGCTGACGACGTCCAAGCCATCCCACGCCGATTACGTGGGCACGAAGAACACGCAGACGGTCGTGAGCCGGGCCCTGCAGGGCATCCGCGATAACGAGGAGTACATCATCGACGAGGACAACGTCCGGAAGAAAGTCGTCGCCAAGCCGGTCGTCAGCGGCGGGAAAATCGTCGGCGCCATTTACATTGCGGCGTCGATGAGCGAGCTGTACAGTACGATGGAGCGGATCAACAATATTTTTATATCCGGGATCTTGCTGGCGTTGGGGTTGACGGCGGTATTAGGCGTGATTTTGGCGCATACGATCACCTCGCCGATTAAGGAGCTGACCCGGCGCGCCACGGCGGTGGCTGAAGGGCAGTTCCATCAGAAAATGCCGGTGCTTGGCAATGACGAAATCGGCCAGCTTAGCAAGGCGTTTAACTACATGACCAGCCGGCTGCGCGATGCGCTGGCGCAGAACGAGGAAGAGAAGGAGAAGCTCGCTTCGATCCTCACGAACATGAGCGACGGGGTGATCGCCACCGACGAGACAGGCCGAGTCATCCTGATGAACCGGCGTGCGAGCGAGATGCTGGGGACGTCGGATACGGATCTCGATCAGGCCGATATCATGTCGCTGATGAACCTGCCGGATGAGGAATGGGACGTGCTGGAGCAAGGAACGATGCACTCGACGATCCTTGAGAATACCGGGCCGGACGGCGACGTCTTCTTGATCCGGGTGACGTTTACGCCGATTCATCGGCGGGAAATCGGGATCATTGGAACGATCGCCGTCCTCCAGGACGTCACCGAACAGGAGAAGCTGGAGGCGTCGCGACGGGAGTTTGTGGCGAACGTGTCGCACGAGCTGCGGACGCCGCTGACGACGATCAAGAGCTACACCGAAGCGCTGGAGGATGGCGCGATGGAGGATCCGGAGCTTGGGCCGCGGTTCGTGTCCGTGATCCAGAGCCAAACCGAGCGGATGATCCGCCTGGTCACCGACCTGCTGCATCTGTCGCGGTTCGACTCGCATGAGGCTGAGTTGCGGAAGCAGCCGACGAACGTGATGGAGATGCTGGAGGATGTGGTGGACCGGTTTTCTTTTCAAATGCAGGAGAAAGAGATCAAGCCCACGCTGTTTATCGCCAATGACGTGGATACGGCCTGGATTGACCGCGACCAGATTGACCAGGTGCTGGACAATCTGATCTCCAATGCGATGAAATATACACCGGAGGGCGGCGCCATCGCGCTGGAAGCTCGCTTGACCGAAGACCGTCAGCTAGCCATTTCGGTGCAGGATACCGGAATCGGGATTCCGAAGAAGGATCTGGACCGGATTTTTGAACGTTTCTATCGCGTCGATAAGGCGCGTTCACGGAATATGGGCGGGACGGGCCTAGGCCTATCCATTGCCCGGGAAATTGTACGGGCGCACGGCGGGACCATATCTCTGCAGTCCGAATTGGGCAAAGGCACGAAGGTGACCTTTACGCTGCCGGCGGAGAAGCAAGGAGGCGAAGCGCGGTGA
- the yycF gene encoding response regulator YycF, whose translation MQGKILVVDDEKPIADILKFNLEKEGYEVVLAFDGIEATQLAFSEQPDLILLDLMLPGKDGMDVCREVRAKLETPIIMLTAKDGEIDKVLGLELGADDYVTKPFSTRELLARVKAQMRRQQKAAAAAEGAEETKQGISLFELFIDTDMYTVYKNGEPLDLTHREFELMHYLVKNSGKVMTREHLLQAVWGFEYFGDVRTVDVTIRRLREKIEKDPSKPEYILTRRGLGYMMRSSKAGGL comes from the coding sequence ATGCAAGGAAAAATTCTGGTCGTGGATGACGAGAAACCCATTGCGGATATTTTAAAATTTAACTTGGAGAAAGAAGGCTACGAGGTCGTGCTTGCCTTCGACGGGATTGAAGCGACCCAGCTGGCCTTCTCCGAACAACCGGACTTGATTCTGCTCGATTTGATGCTGCCCGGCAAGGATGGAATGGACGTGTGCCGGGAGGTGCGGGCGAAGCTTGAGACGCCGATCATCATGCTGACGGCGAAGGACGGAGAGATCGATAAGGTGCTGGGCTTAGAGCTGGGCGCTGACGATTATGTGACCAAGCCTTTTAGTACCCGCGAGCTGTTAGCCCGGGTGAAGGCGCAAATGCGGCGTCAACAGAAGGCAGCTGCGGCGGCTGAAGGTGCGGAGGAAACGAAGCAGGGCATCAGTCTGTTCGAGCTGTTTATCGACACAGATATGTATACGGTCTATAAGAACGGCGAGCCGCTGGACCTGACGCACCGGGAGTTCGAGTTGATGCATTACCTGGTGAAGAACTCTGGCAAAGTGATGACCCGCGAACACCTGCTGCAAGCGGTGTGGGGCTTTGAGTATTTTGGCGATGTTCGCACGGTGGACGTGACGATTCGCCGGCTGCGTGAGAAGATCGAGAAGGATCCGAGCAAGCCGGAATACATTTTGACGCGGCGGGGATTGGGGTATATGATGCGGAGCTCCAAGGCGGGTGGACTCTAG
- a CDS encoding peptidoglycan DD-metalloendopeptidase family protein, which yields MKGFTGKRWQLWRVNASRTQEQHSRPENDSEISEPESGRKWRDLLMPRKLVLAGAAVVVIAGVVYWGGQQYVKANTVSYYRVYVSGKEIGTIASEAQLQALIERKEQEYKQKYPDVEMAVNTEGITIKPEQAYKAEVDAESTLDELYGMLTGYAKGVELKVDGKVIAVVKDQAAAREVLDRVKSTYAPDVAASTLAAKVKRTGGSKSAQVKTKASNATLETVEIAEEVNQGEVKADPNKVLSPEEAVRKILQGDEEAIQYEVQEGDTISSIAARFGVSQKELFANNPGVEELTLQIGTLLNVKAVQPALTVRTVEHVTEEIVTEPQVIVKTNASMRAGETKVISPGSSGLKTMEYRITKENGIVVNEEWLGQEVTKKSSPKIVVRGTKVVLGEGTGQFAWPVSSAKMTSSYGERWGRTHKGVDLVSSNRSILAADDGVVSFVGTKSGYGNCIIIDHKNGYETLYGHLSKISVKKGQIVEKGEKIGVMGSTGRSTGTHLHFEIHKNGSIQNPLKYL from the coding sequence ATGAAAGGTTTTACGGGAAAACGCTGGCAGCTGTGGCGCGTGAACGCTTCTCGGACGCAAGAGCAACACAGCCGCCCGGAAAACGATTCAGAGATATCCGAACCAGAGAGCGGGCGAAAATGGCGTGATCTTCTTATGCCCCGCAAGCTTGTCTTAGCCGGAGCCGCCGTGGTAGTCATTGCCGGAGTGGTCTATTGGGGAGGGCAGCAATACGTCAAGGCGAATACGGTATCCTATTACCGGGTTTACGTCAGCGGGAAGGAAATTGGCACGATCGCAAGCGAAGCGCAATTACAAGCTCTGATTGAACGCAAGGAGCAGGAATATAAGCAAAAATATCCGGATGTGGAGATGGCGGTGAATACCGAGGGCATCACCATTAAGCCGGAGCAGGCCTACAAAGCCGAAGTGGATGCTGAGTCCACGCTCGACGAGCTGTACGGGATGCTAACCGGCTACGCCAAAGGTGTGGAGCTGAAGGTGGACGGCAAAGTGATCGCCGTGGTGAAGGACCAGGCGGCCGCCCGAGAGGTTCTGGACCGGGTGAAATCGACATATGCACCGGATGTGGCTGCCAGCACGCTGGCCGCCAAAGTGAAACGAACCGGCGGCAGCAAGTCAGCTCAAGTGAAGACGAAGGCTTCCAACGCGACGTTGGAAACGGTGGAAATCGCCGAAGAGGTGAATCAAGGAGAGGTCAAGGCCGATCCGAACAAGGTGCTGAGCCCGGAGGAAGCGGTACGAAAGATCCTTCAAGGGGACGAAGAAGCAATTCAATATGAGGTACAGGAAGGGGATACGATCTCGTCGATCGCGGCCCGTTTTGGTGTGTCTCAGAAGGAGTTGTTTGCGAACAATCCCGGGGTTGAAGAGCTGACGCTGCAAATTGGAACGTTGCTCAACGTGAAGGCGGTGCAGCCGGCCCTAACGGTTCGCACGGTGGAGCATGTGACGGAGGAAATTGTTACTGAACCGCAGGTCATCGTTAAGACGAACGCAAGTATGCGGGCAGGAGAGACTAAAGTGATTTCTCCCGGCTCCAGCGGCCTCAAGACGATGGAGTACCGAATCACGAAGGAAAACGGCATCGTTGTGAATGAAGAGTGGCTGGGACAGGAAGTCACGAAGAAATCTTCGCCAAAGATCGTCGTACGCGGTACGAAGGTCGTGCTGGGCGAGGGCACTGGGCAGTTTGCTTGGCCGGTATCCAGCGCGAAAATGACAAGCAGCTACGGCGAACGTTGGGGACGGACCCACAAAGGCGTCGATTTGGTCTCCTCCAACCGCAGCATTCTGGCTGCCGATGACGGGGTCGTCTCCTTCGTTGGGACGAAATCGGGATACGGCAACTGCATCATCATCGACCACAAGAATGGCTATGAAACGTTGTACGGCCACTTAAGCAAGATCAGCGTGAAGAAAGGTCAAATCGTCGAGAAGGGCGAAAAGATCGGCGTCATGGGCAGCACCGGGCGCTCGACCGGCACGCATTTGCATTTTGAGATCCATAAGAACGGCAGCATTCAGAATCCGTTAAAATATTTATAA
- a CDS encoding adenylosuccinate synthase, with product MSTVVVVGTQWGDEGKGKITDFLAESADVVARYQGGNNAGHTILIDGKKYKLTLIPSGIFNQNKRCVIGNGVVINPAALIDEINYVEENGFSTKNLVISDRAHVILPYHLVLDKLEEERKGENKIGTTGKGIGPAYMDKASRSGIRIADLMDAEEFETKLRHIMKEKNHLIETIYGGQPLDVEEVLQQYLEYAEILRPYVADTSVVLNDAIDAGQKVLFEGAQGVMLDIDQGTYPFVTSSNPSAGGVCNGSGVGPTKIHQIIGVAKAYTTRVGDGPFPTELFDEVGDMIRETGHEYGTVTGRPRRVGWFDSVVVRHTRRVSGLTGLSLNSLDVLTGLKTVKICTGYKYRGEIITHYPASLKVLAECEAVYEEMPGWSEDISGAKTLEDLPETTRNYVRRISELTGVPIAIFSVGRNRSQTNQVLPIYE from the coding sequence ATGTCAACGGTAGTCGTTGTAGGAACGCAATGGGGAGACGAAGGTAAAGGTAAAATCACGGATTTCTTGGCGGAAAGCGCCGATGTGGTGGCCCGTTATCAAGGCGGTAACAACGCCGGTCACACCATTCTTATCGACGGCAAGAAGTACAAACTCACCTTGATTCCGTCAGGCATCTTTAATCAAAATAAACGTTGTGTCATCGGCAATGGGGTTGTTATCAACCCGGCTGCCCTGATTGATGAAATCAACTACGTGGAAGAGAACGGTTTTAGTACGAAGAATCTCGTGATCAGCGATCGGGCTCATGTGATTTTGCCGTATCATTTGGTCTTGGATAAGTTGGAGGAAGAGCGTAAGGGAGAGAACAAGATCGGAACGACCGGGAAAGGGATCGGGCCGGCATATATGGATAAAGCCTCCCGCAGCGGGATTCGGATCGCTGATTTGATGGATGCCGAGGAGTTTGAAACGAAGCTGCGTCACATCATGAAGGAGAAGAATCATCTGATCGAGACCATTTACGGCGGGCAGCCGCTGGACGTAGAGGAAGTGCTGCAGCAGTATCTGGAATATGCGGAAATCCTGCGTCCGTACGTCGCGGATACGTCGGTGGTTTTGAACGATGCGATCGATGCCGGACAGAAGGTGTTGTTCGAGGGCGCGCAAGGCGTCATGCTCGACATCGACCAAGGGACCTATCCGTTCGTGACATCGTCCAATCCGTCGGCCGGCGGGGTTTGCAACGGCAGCGGCGTAGGACCTACGAAAATTCATCAGATCATCGGGGTGGCGAAAGCGTACACCACCCGTGTCGGCGACGGTCCGTTCCCGACCGAGCTGTTCGACGAAGTGGGCGACATGATTCGTGAGACGGGCCATGAATACGGAACGGTTACCGGGCGTCCGCGCCGGGTAGGCTGGTTCGACAGCGTGGTGGTCCGCCATACGCGCCGCGTCAGCGGCTTGACCGGGCTGTCGCTGAACTCCTTGGACGTGTTGACCGGTCTCAAGACCGTCAAAATCTGCACTGGCTATAAATACCGCGGTGAGATTATCACTCACTATCCGGCTAGTCTCAAGGTGCTTGCTGAATGCGAAGCGGTGTATGAGGAAATGCCAGGTTGGTCGGAGGATATCTCGGGTGCGAAAACGCTGGAGGATCTCCCGGAAACAACCCGGAATTACGTCCGCCGGATCTCGGAATTGACCGGTGTGCCTATCGCGATTTTCTCGGTTGGCCGTAACCGCAGTCAAACCAATCAGGTGTTGCCGATTTACGAATAA
- a CDS encoding methyl-accepting chemotaxis protein: MLGTTGLLLIAVLCFIGLLTIVNSTLSGKLKNELDHRLESNIRIVQSELERIEGNKLEIDGIDSPLYQETREAMDRLKELYNLENVYILSNDGGTERIIALSDTEGDYNMEYPFSEEMKQAIAHDQKTISSIYKDEFGVHKSIFVPLKNANGTTTGLLGIDLDASVIPETASAVLRYSTVITILVLVIGLLFAYLLGRTIAKPIKTLVHVTERLATGDLTQEIEIRSRDEVGRLAEAFGKMSGNMKQLIGHISASSLEVSGTSAQLMQVAKESSESAQQVAVSMNNMSEGINEVVESIAHSSASVQEIQQQLNGVVTDVNTMQSIAEKVSKQSSEGQTMVDETLRHMNKIEQVMQHSETMAGQLEEHSREIGEVINMITEIAQQTNLLALNASIEAARVGELGRGFAVVAGEVRKLAEQSAVAASSITELVAGTQENSRLVIESIGEGSRAIEEGQEWMSKTHQNFREIFQGISDFSARTDQLLQSLLLVENSYQSISASVQQISGVTQEQAASSEEVAAASEQQSAAMQEIAGAIRQLSALSENLQQAVAIFKL, from the coding sequence ATGTTAGGTACGACAGGTTTGCTCCTGATCGCGGTGCTTTGCTTCATCGGGCTGCTCACCATCGTGAATTCCACGCTGAGCGGCAAGCTGAAGAACGAGCTGGATCACCGGCTGGAGAGCAATATCCGCATCGTACAAAGCGAATTGGAGCGGATTGAAGGCAATAAGCTGGAAATCGACGGCATCGATAGCCCGCTGTATCAAGAAACCCGTGAAGCGATGGACCGGCTGAAGGAATTATACAATTTGGAGAACGTGTATATTTTGTCCAATGACGGCGGCACGGAGCGTATCATCGCTTTGTCTGACACCGAAGGCGACTATAATATGGAGTATCCGTTCTCCGAAGAAATGAAGCAGGCCATTGCACACGATCAAAAAACGATCAGCAGCATTTATAAAGATGAGTTTGGCGTACATAAATCGATATTTGTTCCATTAAAAAATGCAAACGGTACGACCACAGGGCTGCTGGGGATCGATCTTGATGCCTCTGTCATCCCGGAAACCGCCTCTGCGGTGCTGCGGTACAGCACCGTGATCACCATTCTCGTTCTCGTCATCGGCTTGCTGTTCGCTTATCTGCTGGGCCGAACGATTGCGAAGCCGATCAAAACACTGGTGCATGTGACGGAACGTTTGGCGACCGGCGATTTGACCCAGGAGATCGAAATTCGCAGCCGCGATGAGGTCGGCCGGCTCGCTGAGGCGTTTGGGAAGATGAGCGGCAATATGAAACAGTTGATCGGACATATCTCCGCGTCGTCCCTCGAGGTATCGGGGACCAGCGCCCAGTTGATGCAAGTCGCCAAAGAATCCAGCGAAAGCGCGCAGCAGGTGGCGGTTTCGATGAACAATATGAGCGAAGGCATTAACGAAGTTGTGGAATCGATCGCTCACAGCTCGGCGTCGGTGCAGGAAATCCAACAACAACTAAACGGCGTCGTCACCGATGTCAACACGATGCAGTCGATCGCCGAGAAGGTCAGCAAGCAATCGTCCGAGGGGCAAACCATGGTGGATGAGACGCTGCGTCACATGAATAAGATCGAACAGGTGATGCAACACTCGGAAACGATGGCAGGACAGCTGGAGGAGCACTCACGGGAGATTGGCGAAGTGATCAACATGATCACGGAGATCGCTCAGCAGACGAATCTGCTGGCGCTGAATGCCTCCATTGAAGCGGCACGGGTCGGTGAATTGGGCCGCGGCTTTGCCGTGGTCGCCGGCGAAGTCCGCAAGCTGGCCGAACAATCGGCTGTAGCCGCCTCGTCGATTACCGAACTGGTCGCCGGGACGCAGGAAAATAGCCGGCTCGTTATCGAAAGCATCGGCGAAGGCAGCCGGGCGATCGAAGAGGGCCAGGAATGGATGAGCAAGACGCATCAAAATTTCCGGGAGATCTTCCAAGGCATCAGCGATTTCTCGGCCCGGACCGATCAACTGCTGCAGTCGCTGCTGCTGGTGGAAAACTCCTATCAAAGCATTTCCGCCTCGGTGCAGCAAATTTCCGGCGTGACGCAGGAGCAGGCTGCTTCTTCTGAGGAAGTCGCTGCAGCGTCCGAACAACAAAGCGCAGCCATGCAGGAAATCGCGGGGGCGATTCGTCAGCTCTCGGCATTGTCTGAGAATTTGCAGCAGGCCGTGGCGATCTTTAAATTATAA